From the genome of Haloarcula taiwanensis:
GAACCGCTGCCCGGCGACCACCCGCTGTGGGACTTCGAGAACGTCCTCATCACGCCACACAACGCCGGCCACACGCCGAGCTACTACGATCGACTGGCCGATATTGTGGCCGAAAACGTCAGGCAGGCCGAGCGAACCGGCGAGTGGGACGGGCTCAGAAACCAGATCGAACTGTAGTCACTGCCGGCTGGCGAGATGGCCAGCGCGGGCTTCGTACACCAGATACGAGACGACGGTCACACCAAACACGCCGCCGAGTAGGTGCGAGACTGTAACGCTCCCGAGGCTAGTTCTCCCGACGGTACCCTGCAGCAGTTCGACTACGGCCACTACCGCCGCGAGCCCAATGTACCGCCAGCGGGCCGCGACCGGAAGCGTCTCGCTATCACCTGCCAGCGCGAGATACAGGTGTGTGCCAGCCAGAACGGCGAAGTACGTAGCTGCGACGAGCACGACAGAGGCAACAGGGCCGAGTGGAACCGCCCGGAACAGGAGCGCCCAGACGAGGACGACAGCGCTCACCACCCCGATCTGAAGCTTCGTATCGCGGGAGACCATATGCCAGAAGTCGAGTCTGGCCGTGAAAAAATATCGGATCGCCTAGCAGTTCTCGTGCGACTCGGAAGAACGGCGCTCGGCGAGCGTGACCGTTACAGATAGCCGCGCTTGTTCAGCAGTTCGCCGTTCAGCACGCTCGCACCGGCGGCACCGCGCATCGTGTTGTGCGCGAGGCAGTTGAACTGGACGCCGTCCGTCGTCTCGCGGAACCCGCCGACTGCGACGCCCATGCCGTCCTCGACGTTGCGGTCGAGGCGTGGCTGTGGGCGGTCGGGTTCCTCGAACACCGTGATGAGTTTCTCCGGCGAAGACGGCAGGTCGATGCCGGTAACCGACTCCGTCGCGGCCTCGGCGTCGGCCGCAGAGATGTCCTCGGCGGTGTCGGCCCAGACGTTTTCGAGGTGGCCGTCGAGCGTCGGGATGCGGTTACAGGAGGCGGCCACGTCCATCTCGTTGAGGTGGACCTCCGCGCCGTCGAACGAGCCGAGCAGCTTGCGCGATTCGGTCTCCATCTTCTGCTCTTCGCCGCCGATGTGCGGGATGGCGTTGTCGATGATCTCCATCGATGTGACGCCAGAGTAGCCCGCACCGGAGACGGCCTGGAGCGTCGAGACGCGCACGTCGGTCAGGTCGAACTCGCGGTCCAGCGCGGCCAGGGGCGGGACCATCGTGATCGTCGAGCAGTTCGGGTTCTTCAGGAGCGCGCCGTCCCAGCCGCGCTCGTCACGCTGGACTTCCAGGAGGTCGACGTGGTCGGCGTTGACCTCGGGAATGATGAGCGGCACGTCCTCGTCCATCCGGCCGTTGGAGGAGTTCGACGAGACTGTGTAGCCGGCCTCACAGAACTCCGGTTCGACTTCCGCGCCGACGCTCGACGGGAGTGAGGAGAAGATGAGATCGACGTCGTCAGGCACCGAATCCGGGTCGGTGGCGCGGACTTCTAACCCGGCCACGTCTTCGGGAATCGGGGAGTTGACGCGCCACTTTGCGGCGTCCTTGTATGTCTCGCCAGCGCTTGCGTCGCTGGCGGTCAGTGCTGCGATCTCGAACTCGGGGTGGGGGTCAAGCAGTTGGATAAGTCGCTGCCCGACCGCGCCAGTCGCACCGAGCACACCTACGCGTACAGTCATCGGTTGACACACGGCTACGGGTGGTCAAAACAGTTTGGATACGGGGCCATGCCGCTGCCTTCGTCGGGTTACTCGCGCTCGGTGTCTTCGAACACCCATTCGATAACACGGGCCTCCACGAGATCCCGCTCCTCGACGTATGGGTCGTCGCGGTTCGCCAGCGTCTCCGCGGCCTCAGCGCGCATTTCGGCTTCGATTTCCGTATGGTCCGGTTCGTCTCGGATGTCATTCAGCAGTGCCTCGAAATCCTCACGGAGATCGAAGGAAGCTCGGGCGGCGTTACACCGCGACAGCGGGCTCATTCCGGTCTCTAACACGAGGTCCCGCACCGTCTCCCAGTCGGAGCCACAGAAGTAGATGGACACCTCGCCGACGATGTCCTGCCAGGCGATTGGGTCTGCGTGCTTGAGCAGCGGGACCGCCCGCGGCGGCAGATCGAGACGGGTCTCAGTGTCGGGATTCCCGCACAGACAGCATGCCTTCTCGGTCTTCCCCGTGTACATATGAGACAGTTGTGTCGGACGTATTTGGACCCATCGCAGTTGCGCAGTCGCTGGCCGGCTACACCGGAATGAATTCGGGGTCCACGTCGTTCAGGCGGTCGGTGTTCGAGACGAACTGGTAGAAGTCGCTGTAGAGATCCGTACACTTCCCGTCGGCGTCGTAACGGAGTGTGTGCCAGTCGGCGACGACGGCGCAGTAGCGCTTGGCCCGCGTGAGCGCGACGTTCAGCCGCCGGGGGCCGTCGACCGGCCGCCCGAGGAACCCAACGGTTCCGTCGGCGTTGCTCCGGACGAGCGAGAGGACGATGGCTGTCCGTTCGCCGCCCTGAAACGAGTCAATGGTGTCGACAGTCACTCCGTCTCCGGCGTCGGTTCGCTCTGCGAGCATCTCCCGGATGCGTGACACCTGCGCGCTGTACGGCGTGATGACACCGATTTCCTCGGCAGGTACGTCTGCCAGCAGGTCCTGAACGAGATGCGCGACGAGGCGGGCTTCGGTGGGATTCGCCTTGGAGTGCCCGGCGGTTTCGACCCGACCGCCGACGTTGTACCCTTCAAGCGCCGGCCTGTCTGGGAGCGGGTCGACGGCGCGCCCGTTCCGTAGCGTCCGGTCGTAGAACCGACGGTTCGGGAAGTACGCGATGTCGCGGTGCATTCGATACTGGGTCTGTAGCTGGAGGCCGACACCCTCGTAGACGCCGCCGTCAGCGTAGAGATGCTCGAACAGCGAGTGACCGTAGCTCGACGCCGGCGGTTCGTCGCTGGCGCTGTAGGGCGGGAGCTGTCGGTGGTCGCCTGCGAGGACGGCGCGGTCGGCCCGGACCAGCGGGATACACGACGCTGCGCAGGTTGACTGCGTCGCTTCGTCGAGGACTACCAGGTCGAACTCCCTGGCGAGCGTCGCGGCGCTGTTGTTCGTTACCGCCACTACGTCAGCCCGCCCGGGCACGTCGCTGTAGGCGCGCCCCACAACGTCGTTTGCTGACTGGCTCGCGTTCACGCGGTCGAGGGTGTAGTCGCCGTCGCCGTGCTGGCCATAGGCGTGCAGCGACTGCGGGTCGGCCCCGTCACCCGTCGACGACCCTGCCACGAGGTTGTCGACGGCCTGATTCGAGTCCGCACACACCAGCACATCCTCACCGGCCTGTGCGGCCCGCCGGACGATTTCGACGAGCGTCCGCGTCTTCCCTGTCCCCGGTGGGCCGTGGATACAGAACAGGTCGTCGGCCAGCAGCGCGTGCTCGACAGCCAGTTGCTGCTCCTGGTTCAGTTCCCCGTCGAACTGGTCGCTCCGGGCGGCAGCCCCGTTCGAGAAGGTTATCGGCCGGTCGCCGGCGAGTACGGCCCGAAATCGGTGGTCGGTCAGCAACTCAATCGCCGCACGTTCGCGGTCGAACGGAACGGGATTGAGCAGCGCCGTGAGCCCGTAGGTGGCATCACTGTCAGTGAGTGCGCTTTCGAGTGTTGTCGCCCCGTCGACCTCGCCCCAGTCCACCGCGAGCCAGACCGAACGCCCGCGGATGCGCTCGACTGTCGCCGGGACAGGGAACGGGTCGTCGCCGCGTCCGCGCTCCCTCTCGGCGTGAATCAGCACCTCGTTTCCCTCGTGAATGCCGAACACGGATTCGACGACAAACGCCCAGTCACCGTCCCACTCGGCGGCGATGTCAGCGGGTGGGTCGACGCGAAACCGATACGCTCCGTCATCTCGGCCGCGCGCGTGCAGGTCGGGGACTGCATCACCACCGGCCCCGTACACCTCGGCAGGTGAGCGCCGTTCGGCGCGCTCTCGGTTTTGCTGGCGAGTCGCCGCACGTTCGCGCTCGACGTGAGACCGCAAGCCGTCGATCAGTTCTGCCGACGGGATCGGATTTCGGGGCGGTTCGCTGTCGTCTATCGGTGCGTCGTAGGAGGGTGGGTACGTTTCCGGGACGTAGTCGGAGTGCCAGAACCGGAGACGGTCGGCCAGCCCCGTGGCTCCGAACCCGTCCGCATCGACGAAGTCCCGCTCGCCGTCGCGCTCGAAGACGAAAATCTGTCCGTGTAACGAGTGGTCAGTGAAGGCGACGTACTCTCCCGTCGGTCGCGCCGAGTCTGGTTCGTGTAATGGGATACAGACCCAGTCTTCCGCGGGATGGGCGAGCTCGTCGTGGTGGGCCGCAAACTCGGCAACGGGCCGCGCGGGGACGACATCGCCGCTGTCGTCGAGAGCAGCGTCGGTAACGGCACACAACGACGCGTCGTCGAGGGCAAACGACCCGATGACGTGGTCGAACAGGAGGGACATCTATCGCCGATTGTGCGCCGCTGTGGTAAAACAGTACGGCCCACCTCGACAGCGCGTCACACCGGACAGGAACGTTTTAATCGCCGGACCGGCCACACTGCGGTATGGATACCGCCGAGCGACTCGATCTGGTGACGCGACACACCACAGAAGTCGTCACCGAGGACGAACTGCGGACGCTGTTCGAGGAGAGCGACCCGTCGGCGTACATCGGCTACGCGCCGACCGGCGAGATGCACATCGGTCACTTCACGACGATGCGAAAGCTCGCGGATTTCCTGCGGGCCGGCGTCGACGTGACGGTCCTCATCGCGGACCTGCACGCCCACCTCGACGACAACAAATCGCCCTTTGACCTGCTGGATGCCCGCTCGGCCTACTACGAAACGGCCATCGAGGGGATGATTGAAGCGGCCGGCGCAGACCCCGAGGACGTGGAGTTCGTCCGCGGGACTGACTTCCAGCTTGACGAGGAGTACACGCTGGAGATGTACCGGATGGCCGCCGAAACGACGATCTCCCGCACGCAGCGTGCGGCCAGCGAGGTCGTTCGCGAGTCCGAGAGCCCGAACCTCGGCGGGCTCATCTATCCGCTGATGCAGACGCTTGACGTGAAGGCGCTGGACGCCGACATCGCCTACGGCGGCGTCGATCAGCGTGGCATCTACATGCTCTCGCGTGAGATTCTGCCGGACCACGGCGGCGAGTCGCCGATCTGCCTGTTCGCGCCGCTCCTGTCCGGTCTCTCGGGCGGCAAGATGAGCGCATCCGACGAGGCGTCGAAGGTTAACCTCACCGACAGCCCCGACGAGGTTGACGAGAAAATCGGGCAGGCGTACTGCCCGGCCGGCGAGGTCGAGGAAAACGGCGTGCTGGAGTACCTCGAACACCTCGTGTTCCCGGTGCTGGACGTCCGCGACGAGTCCTTCGTCGTCGAGCGCCCCGAGGAGTACGGCGGCGACCTCACCTACGAGAGCTACGACGAGGTCGAATCGGACTTCGTCAGCGGCGAACTCCACCCCGCCGACCTGAAGCCGTCCGCCGCGGGCGCTATCTCGGACGTTATCGACCCGGTCCGGGAGCGCCTAGCCGACGAGGAGGACCTCCTCGCCGAGGCCTACCCCGAGAAGTACGGCGCGGAGTAACGCCGCGTCGCGATGCCCCCCTCCGACCCGAGCGCCGACAACGACGAACTGGTCCGCTCGCGGGCCGCCGTTCGCCGGACGTACGAGGACATCGGCGATCACTTCTCGAAGACCCGCGAGTACGCCTGGCCAGAGGTCGAATCGTTCGTCGACGAGTCCAGCAGTGCTCGAACGGCGCTCGATGTCGGCTGTGGCAACGGCCGCCACGCGGAACTGCTCACAGAGGTCGCTGACCGCGTCGTCGGCCTCGACGCCAGCCGCGCGCTCCTGCAAGCCGCGACCGACCGCGTCGGCGACAGCGTCGCGCTGCTGCAGGGCGACGCGACGCGGCTCCCGCTTGCTGCCGGGTCCGTCGACCTCGCGGTGTACGTGGCGACGCTGCATCACCTCCCGTCGCGGTCCGCCCGCCGCGCCAGTCTGGACGAACTGGCTCGCGTGCTCGCGCCGGGCGCTCGCGCACTCGTCAGCGCGTGGAGTACGGCCCACGACCGCTTCGACGCCGACCCCGACGCGGACGCGGGCTTTGACACGACAGTCGACTGGACGCTCCCCGGCGGCGAGACAGTGCCGCGGTTCTACCACATCTACGCGCCGGCCGAATTCGAACGCGATGTCGCCGACAGCGACCTCCGGCTCGTCTCGATGGAACTCTCAAGCGGCAACTGTTACGGGGTTGTCGAACCAGAAGGGAAACGCACTTAATTGCCTTCCATCTATGAGTGTATACGTTCGCACTCGGGCGGTCCCGATTCGAGAGAATCAGGGCTGCATGAGTGAGCGGTGGTGGTGAGCAAATCCAACGGATTTGCGAACGACGCCGCGAGCGAACGGCGTGAGCGAGCGGCGGTGGTCTAGTGGTAGGACCTGAGCCTTCCAAGCTCATGGCCCGGGTTCAAATCCCGGCCGCCGCATTCTGCGAGGAACGGACGTGACGAGCGAAGGCCGTACGGCGGGATTTGAATCACGCGAGACGAGCGCAGCGAGTCTCGCCATCGGGTTCAAATCCCGGCCGCCGCATTTTGCTGTGAGTCCCATCCGCGAGCGGCAGATACACCATTGAGGGGCCTGAACGACGGAGTTCCAAGCGACAGCAGGGGCGTGCAGTCAAGTTCACTCCCGGTTGCCTAATTCTGGCGTGACACCAGCGACCGACTGAAGCGGTAGCAGGCGGTCTTGCCTTCGAGAGCCATTCAGCCGCCGCGACCAATCGACACCTCACTCCGGTTCGACGGCCGCTTCCTCGAACTCCTCCCAGTCGTCGCCCATCCACTCCTGCAGGCGATCAGTAACGCCCGCGAAGTCCTCGCCGTCTTCGAAGGACTCGACGACGACCCAACCGTCACCGTCGCGGTCGTAGCCGAGGCTGTAGCCCCGGTCGCCGTCGATGATGACGACGAACGCGGCCACCACGTCGAGGTCGGGGAAGAACCCGACCGGCGCAAATCCGTAGTCGTCGTGCTGGGCTTCGAGGGCGGAGATTTCGCTCGTCGAGAGCGGTCTGTCCGGCAGCGAGTCGGTCAGTTCCGTCATTACGTCGCAGTCATGTGGAGAGAACTGAAAACGTTTCGAGCGGAACGAACGCAAAGTCTGTGCCAGATAGCACTGCAGCCAACATTGAAGTGTTTCCATGAGTTTTGTTAACATGGAGCTTCCGACGCTCCCGGCGGGAACGACCGTCGTACCATCCGGGATTGGCATCGGCGGATGACCACTCGCCGGTGGAGCGATGGCCACTCCACCGGCCACGTATCGCTTTGCAACCAACGGCGTACGGAGCACCTGACACCCAACCCCCACCCACCCCCACCACTTTCCCTGCTCCCGCCTTTCGAGGTGTTTTCGATACATCGGACAGTACCCTGACCTGATGCGTTCGGCGAGGGCCGGTGGGGTTTTCTGCCAGTACACGTAGCGTCGAGTATGGACGCTGCGCGACTCCCCGGGACCAGCGGCCCCGAGCAGATCGTCGCGCACGTCGACATGGACTGTTTCTACGCCGCCTGCGAACAGCGGCGGGAGCCGGCGCTCCGCGGGGAACCACTCGTCGTGGGAATGGGCTACGAGAACGGCACGACACACGGGGCCGTCGCGACGGCGAGCTACGAGGCGCGGGCGTACGGCGTCGAATCCGCGATGGCCATCTCGGAGGCCCTAGAGCGGCTCCCCCGGAAGGTCGATGCCGTCGAGGACCCGGACCTGGACGTCGAGGACGCGGGGTTCTACCGCCCCGTCGACATGGACTTCTACGAGTCCGTCGCCGCGGACGTCCGGGAGATACTTCACGCTGAGGCAGCGGTCGTCCGCGAGGTGAGTATCGACGAGGCGTACCTCGACGTCACCGACCGGGTCTCCTGGGAGACCGTCGACTCGTGGGCGCAGGACCTGAAAGACACAATCGAGTCGGCAGTCGGCGTGGTGGCCAGCGTCGGCGTCGCCCCGACGATGAGCGCCGCGAAGGTGGCGAGCGACCGCGACAAGCCCGACGGGCTGGTCGTCGTCGAACCCGGAGATGTCCGCGAGTTCTTCGCCGACCTGCCCGTCGAGGACGTCCACGGCGTCGGCCCAGTCACCGCCAGCGAACTCGATTCGCTCGACATCGAGACCGCAGGAGACCTGGCGGCCGCCGACCCGGAACTACTGGCCGACCGCTTCGGCGAGCGCGGCCGCGAGATACGCCGCTACGCCCGCGGCGAGGACGAGCGGTCGGTGACCCCGAAAGGCGACCCCAAGAGCCTCTCGCGGGAGTCCGCGTTCACCGAGGCGACGACCGACTCGGAGGCCAAGTGCTGGCAGGTCCGCACGCTCGCCGAGGCCGTCGCCGACCGCGCCCGGCGGAAGGGCGCGCGCTACCAGACCATCGGCATCAAGGTCGTGACGCCGCCGTTCGACGTGAACACGCGCGCCCGGTCGCTCCCCGGCCCGGTCGAGGAGCCCGATCTGGTCAAGCGCGTCGCGCTGGACCTGCTTAGTGAGTTCGACGACGACCCGGTGCGGAAAGTCGGTGTCCGCGTCTCGAACCTTGATTTCTCGGCCGGCGAGCAGGCCAATCTGGACGGGTTCAGCGGCGACACTAGAACCGAGGAGACGAGCGATAGCTCCGTCGCCGACAACAGCTCAGAGAGGGCCAAAGAACAGAACGAGGAAGGACAGGTCGGACTCGGAACGTTCGGTGAGAACGACGAGGGAAACGAAGCTGCGGGAGATGCGGTAAACGAGGGAGAAGACACCGTCAGTACCAACATTTCGCTCCCGCCCGGCCAGACCACCCTCACAGATTTCTAACGGTGTTCAGGCGACACCGTGTTCCAGATTCTCCAGCAGTTTCCCGACGAACAGGCCGGCCCGCGGCGAGATGGTGTCATCGGCCGCAACTGCTGTTGGATGCGCGGCCAGCGTGTCGACGAACCGTTGGCTGTGGGTCATTGCGTGTAACATATCGACCACGTCGACCACTAGTCCCTCGTCGCTGGTGTCCATCCCGGC
Proteins encoded in this window:
- a CDS encoding aspartate-semialdehyde dehydrogenase; translated protein: MTVRVGVLGATGAVGQRLIQLLDPHPEFEIAALTASDASAGETYKDAAKWRVNSPIPEDVAGLEVRATDPDSVPDDVDLIFSSLPSSVGAEVEPEFCEAGYTVSSNSSNGRMDEDVPLIIPEVNADHVDLLEVQRDERGWDGALLKNPNCSTITMVPPLAALDREFDLTDVRVSTLQAVSGAGYSGVTSMEIIDNAIPHIGGEEQKMETESRKLLGSFDGAEVHLNEMDVAASCNRIPTLDGHLENVWADTAEDISAADAEAATESVTGIDLPSSPEKLITVFEEPDRPQPRLDRNVEDGMGVAVGGFRETTDGVQFNCLAHNTMRGAAGASVLNGELLNKRGYL
- a CDS encoding DNA-binding protein, translating into MSLLFDHVIGSFALDDASLCAVTDAALDDSGDVVPARPVAEFAAHHDELAHPAEDWVCIPLHEPDSARPTGEYVAFTDHSLHGQIFVFERDGERDFVDADGFGATGLADRLRFWHSDYVPETYPPSYDAPIDDSEPPRNPIPSAELIDGLRSHVERERAATRQQNRERAERRSPAEVYGAGGDAVPDLHARGRDDGAYRFRVDPPADIAAEWDGDWAFVVESVFGIHEGNEVLIHAERERGRGDDPFPVPATVERIRGRSVWLAVDWGEVDGATTLESALTDSDATYGLTALLNPVPFDRERAAIELLTDHRFRAVLAGDRPITFSNGAAARSDQFDGELNQEQQLAVEHALLADDLFCIHGPPGTGKTRTLVEIVRRAAQAGEDVLVCADSNQAVDNLVAGSSTGDGADPQSLHAYGQHGDGDYTLDRVNASQSANDVVGRAYSDVPGRADVVAVTNNSAATLAREFDLVVLDEATQSTCAASCIPLVRADRAVLAGDHRQLPPYSASDEPPASSYGHSLFEHLYADGGVYEGVGLQLQTQYRMHRDIAYFPNRRFYDRTLRNGRAVDPLPDRPALEGYNVGGRVETAGHSKANPTEARLVAHLVQDLLADVPAEEIGVITPYSAQVSRIREMLAERTDAGDGVTVDTIDSFQGGERTAIVLSLVRSNADGTVGFLGRPVDGPRRLNVALTRAKRYCAVVADWHTLRYDADGKCTDLYSDFYQFVSNTDRLNDVDPEFIPV
- a CDS encoding tyrosine--tRNA ligase translates to MDTAERLDLVTRHTTEVVTEDELRTLFEESDPSAYIGYAPTGEMHIGHFTTMRKLADFLRAGVDVTVLIADLHAHLDDNKSPFDLLDARSAYYETAIEGMIEAAGADPEDVEFVRGTDFQLDEEYTLEMYRMAAETTISRTQRAASEVVRESESPNLGGLIYPLMQTLDVKALDADIAYGGVDQRGIYMLSREILPDHGGESPICLFAPLLSGLSGGKMSASDEASKVNLTDSPDEVDEKIGQAYCPAGEVEENGVLEYLEHLVFPVLDVRDESFVVERPEEYGGDLTYESYDEVESDFVSGELHPADLKPSAAGAISDVIDPVRERLADEEDLLAEAYPEKYGAE
- a CDS encoding SAM-dependent methyltransferase, giving the protein MPPSDPSADNDELVRSRAAVRRTYEDIGDHFSKTREYAWPEVESFVDESSSARTALDVGCGNGRHAELLTEVADRVVGLDASRALLQAATDRVGDSVALLQGDATRLPLAAGSVDLAVYVATLHHLPSRSARRASLDELARVLAPGARALVSAWSTAHDRFDADPDADAGFDTTVDWTLPGGETVPRFYHIYAPAEFERDVADSDLRLVSMELSSGNCYGVVEPEGKRT
- a CDS encoding DNA polymerase IV, producing the protein MDAARLPGTSGPEQIVAHVDMDCFYAACEQRREPALRGEPLVVGMGYENGTTHGAVATASYEARAYGVESAMAISEALERLPRKVDAVEDPDLDVEDAGFYRPVDMDFYESVAADVREILHAEAAVVREVSIDEAYLDVTDRVSWETVDSWAQDLKDTIESAVGVVASVGVAPTMSAAKVASDRDKPDGLVVVEPGDVREFFADLPVEDVHGVGPVTASELDSLDIETAGDLAAADPELLADRFGERGREIRRYARGEDERSVTPKGDPKSLSRESAFTEATTDSEAKCWQVRTLAEAVADRARRKGARYQTIGIKVVTPPFDVNTRARSLPGPVEEPDLVKRVALDLLSEFDDDPVRKVGVRVSNLDFSAGEQANLDGFSGDTRTEETSDSSVADNSSERAKEQNEEGQVGLGTFGENDEGNEAAGDAVNEGEDTVSTNISLPPGQTTLTDF